A stretch of Brassica napus cultivar Da-Ae chromosome C6, Da-Ae, whole genome shotgun sequence DNA encodes these proteins:
- the LOC125588361 gene encoding glutathione S-transferase T3-like, giving the protein MEKDTSYMNLLFSQSQTPVDLDSPETFWFGSQGPSESVVESAVESGVRRKWSPKEDKILIGAWLNTSKDPVVSNEQKAGAFWKQIVDYYNASPQLVGTVPREVTSCKRRWGRINTDVSKFAGCYDAALREQRSGPNDDDVMKAALDIFFSNNEYKFSMDHCWRELRHDQKWCSSYGSKDGGKEKRKQVLEVDREEEQVGEPEGRPPGVKAAKTGSKKKKSGREEELGKLQGVLEVKEKLSRAKILDRLLAKKEPLTEMETSLKMKLMSEML; this is encoded by the coding sequence ATGGAAAAGGACACTAGTTATATGAACCTACTGTTTAGTCAATCTCAGACTCCAGTGGACCTTGATTCACCTGAAACTTTTTGGTTCGGTAGCCAAGGTCCTAGTGAGTCTGTTGTCGAGTCTGCTGTCGAGTCTGGTGTCAGGAGGAAGTGGTCTCCGAAGGAGGATAAGATCCTTATTGGCGCTTGGCTTAACACCAGTAAGGATCCCGTCGTCAGCAATGAGCAGAAAGCTGGTGCTTTTTGGAAGCAGATTGTAGATTACTACAACGCAAGCCCGCAGCTGGTTGGGACAGTACCGAGAGAGGTTACCTCTTGCAAGCGGAGGTGGGGTAGGATCAACACTGACGTATCCAAGTTCGCTGGATGCTATGACGCGGCTCTGAGGGAGCAGAGAAGTGGCccaaatgatgatgatgtgatgaaagctGCCTTAGACATCTTCTTCAGTAATAACGAGTACAAGTTCTCCATGGATCACTGCTGGAGGGAGCTTAGGCATGATCAGAAATGGTGCTCTTCCTATGGGTCTAAGGACGGTGGAAAGGAAAAGCGCAAACAAGTGTTGGAGGTTgatagagaagaagagcaagtcgGAGAACCAGAGGGTAGACCTCCCGGGGTAAAGGCTGCCAAAACTGgtagtaagaagaagaaaagtggTAGAGAGGAGGAGTTGGGAAAGCTTCAGGGGGTTTTAGAAGTCAAAGAAAAACTCTCTAGAGCTAAGATTCTTGATCGTTTACTCGCGAAAAAAGAGCCTTTAACTGAGATGGAAACAAGTCTTAAAATGAAACTAATGTCTGAAATGCTTTGA